One region of Choristoneura fumiferana chromosome 3, NRCan_CFum_1, whole genome shotgun sequence genomic DNA includes:
- the LOC141426665 gene encoding serotriflin-like, with the protein MSLRISLWICIVILLNAMVVLQSVQIWGKRPLFPSNKIPDNALTPQREIVRRKIVLYHNFFRSKVRPSASNMLMMSWHAGAARQAQQYAERCVFLQHNPAHENTVPHLGICGQNLFVAAQKTPWFFAIKDWFLEYQNFTYGSPIKNLRAVGHYTQMVWATGHKVGCGVARCLGGPWGQFYNYVCHYCPGGNINNIIQYPYKVGSPCADCPNNCVSGLCNNPCYAKDHYSNCGELKAMNIPNLCQEGVCNATCSCGTKIYKNHPFV; encoded by the exons atgaGTCTTCGAATATCCTTATGGATTTGTATAGTAATTCTTCTCAACGCCATGGTTGTTTTGCAGAGCGTGCAAATATGGGGCAAAAGGC CGCTTTTTCCTTCTAATAAGATACCTGATAATGCATTGACTCCTCAACGAGAAATAGTACGACGGAAGATAGTGCTCTACCATAATTTTTTTCGCTCAAAAGTTCGGCCTTCGGCGTCGAACATGTTGATGATG TCGTGGCACGCGGGTGCGGCTCGGCAGGCGCAGCAATATGCGGAACGCTGTGTGTTCCTCCAACATAACCCAGCTCATGAAAACACCGTACCACATCTTGGCATCTGCGGTCAAAACCTGTTCGTGGCGGCACAGAAGACACCTTG GTTCTTCGCAATCAAAGATTGGTTCCTGGAGTACCAGAACTTCACGTACGGTTCTCCCATCAAGAACTTGAGAGCAGTGGGTCACTATACGCAAATGGTGTGGGCCACAGGTCACAAAGTAGGCTGCGGTGTGGCCCGTTGCCTTGGCGGTCCATGGGGCCAATTTTATAATTACGTGTGTCATTATTGCCCTGG GGGTAATATCAACAATATAATCCAATATCCCTACAAAGTTGGTTCTCCATGCGCTGACTGCCCAAACAACTGCGTATCTGGCCTCTGCAACAACCCTTGTTATGCCAAAGACCACTACTCCAACTGTGGCGAGCTTAAAGCCATGAACATCCCGAATCTCTGCCAGGAAGGAGTCTGCAATGCTACCTGCTCGTGCGGTACAAAGATTTACAAGAATCATCCGTTTGTATAA